One Streptomyces sp. ML-6 genomic region harbors:
- the thpR gene encoding RNA 2',3'-cyclic phosphodiesterase: protein MSCPRLFAAVLPPASAVEELRRAVTPLQTLPGAGGLRWTGVPGWHFTLAFFGPVDEELLPELDARLARAAHRTDPFPLRIHGAGRFGGRALWAGAAGSLDMLRLLAERADAAARRAGVPMEEHRRYVPHLTLARSRRAEVDLRPWTDALGGFEGTPWEVGELSLVRSDLPVAGVRGEQPRYEVVASWSLGR, encoded by the coding sequence ATGAGCTGTCCCAGACTCTTCGCCGCCGTGCTGCCGCCCGCTTCCGCAGTCGAGGAACTGCGCCGTGCCGTCACCCCGTTGCAGACGCTTCCCGGGGCCGGGGGCCTGCGCTGGACGGGGGTGCCCGGCTGGCACTTCACGCTCGCCTTCTTCGGGCCCGTGGACGAGGAGCTGCTGCCCGAACTGGACGCGCGCCTCGCGCGGGCCGCCCACCGCACCGACCCCTTCCCGCTGCGCATCCACGGCGCCGGGCGGTTCGGCGGCCGGGCGCTCTGGGCGGGGGCCGCGGGCTCGCTCGACATGCTGCGGCTCCTCGCCGAACGCGCCGACGCCGCCGCCCGCCGCGCCGGCGTCCCCATGGAGGAGCACCGCCGCTACGTCCCGCACCTCACCCTCGCCCGCAGCCGCCGGGCCGAGGTCGACCTGCGCCCCTGGACCGACGCGCTCGGCGGCTTCGAGGGCACCCCGTGGGAGGTCGGCGAGCTGTCCCTCGTACGCAGCGACCTGCCGGTCGCCGGGGTGCGGGGGGAACAGCCCCGGTACGAGGTGGTCGCATCCTGGTCGCTGGGGCGCTGA
- a CDS encoding ribbon-helix-helix protein, CopG family → MGSTVLSLRIDGELLDRLRQHAAKRGMSVQDYVVRTLIRDDFDERFKAAVDETEKFYGAEGAPGIRTGEVT, encoded by the coding sequence ATGGGATCGACTGTGCTCAGCCTGCGGATAGACGGTGAGCTGCTCGACCGGCTCCGGCAGCACGCCGCGAAACGCGGAATGAGCGTCCAGGACTATGTCGTCCGGACGCTCATTCGCGATGACTTCGACGAGCGCTTCAAGGCGGCCGTCGACGAGACTGAGAAGTTCTACGGGGCGGAGGGAGCCCCGGGGATCAGGACCGGGGAGGTCACGTGA
- a CDS encoding cation-translocating P-type ATPase, translating into MTHRSPQSFGEQPSETTGSAGSVGSPGLAGPTGSTSPAMIDAGAELDPVHPMDLPGPAVNTRGLTAAEVAERIARGEVNDVPVRSSRSLSEIVRANVFTRFNLIIGVLWAIMLFVAPIQDSLFGFVIVANTGIGIIQEWRAKKTLDSLAVIGEAKPTVRRDGVAAEISTSEIVLGDLVELGPGDKVVVDGTVAEADGLEVDESLLTGEADPVLKHPGDPVMSGSFVVAGGGAFTATKVGREAYAAQLAEEASRFTLVQSELRSGISTILKYVTWMMVPTAIGLVISQLVVKDNDFKGSIARTVGGIVPMIPEGLVLLTSVAFAIGVVRLGRKQCLVQELPAIEGLARVDVVCLDKTGTLTEGGMDVSEVRTLGDADRAYLERVLGALGSSDPRPNASLQAIADAYPDGERWRCTQTLPFSSARKYSGAAFDEGGGRESSWLLGAPDVLLPEQHPALAEIEQLNEQGLRVLLLSRARGGVEGSDAPEGAVPSALVVLEQRLRPDAEETLAYFAEQRVATKVISGDNAVSVGAVAGKLGLPGAEHTLDARRLPTDPDEMATAMEENAVFGRVTPQQKRDMVAALQSRGHTVAMTGDGVNDVLALKDADIGVSMGSGSEATRAVAQIVLLNNSFATLPSVVAEGRRVIGNITRVATLFLTKTVYSVLLAILVVCTQVDYPFLPRHLTLLSTLTIGVPAFFLALAPNKERAHPHFVRRVMRYAIPSGVVAAAATFTTYLIARSHYTGAGALEAETSAATLTLFLVSMWVLAIIARPYTWWRICLVAAMGLAFLIVLAVPWLQEFFALKLVGTTMPWAAVGISVVAAVVLEYTWRLVGRRFPA; encoded by the coding sequence ATGACGCACCGGTCACCCCAATCCTTCGGCGAGCAGCCTTCCGAGACGACCGGCTCGGCCGGCTCCGTCGGATCCCCCGGCCTCGCCGGTCCCACCGGCTCCACCAGTCCGGCGATGATCGACGCCGGGGCCGAGCTCGATCCGGTCCACCCGATGGACCTTCCCGGCCCGGCCGTGAACACCCGCGGTCTGACGGCCGCCGAGGTGGCCGAACGGATCGCCCGCGGCGAGGTCAACGACGTACCGGTCCGCTCGTCCCGCTCGCTGAGCGAGATCGTCCGCGCCAACGTCTTCACCCGGTTCAACCTGATCATCGGCGTGCTCTGGGCGATCATGCTGTTCGTCGCGCCGATCCAGGACAGCCTCTTCGGCTTCGTGATCGTCGCCAACACCGGCATCGGCATCATCCAGGAGTGGCGGGCCAAGAAGACCCTGGACAGCCTCGCGGTCATCGGCGAGGCCAAACCCACGGTGCGGCGCGACGGGGTCGCCGCCGAGATCTCCACCTCCGAGATCGTCCTCGGCGACCTCGTGGAGCTGGGCCCCGGCGACAAGGTCGTGGTGGACGGCACGGTCGCCGAGGCCGACGGCCTGGAGGTCGACGAGTCGCTGCTGACCGGCGAGGCCGACCCGGTGCTGAAACACCCCGGCGACCCGGTGATGTCCGGCAGCTTCGTCGTCGCGGGCGGCGGCGCCTTCACCGCCACCAAGGTCGGCCGCGAGGCCTACGCCGCCCAGCTCGCCGAGGAGGCGTCCCGCTTCACCCTCGTCCAGTCCGAGCTGCGCAGCGGCATCTCCACGATCCTGAAGTACGTCACCTGGATGATGGTGCCGACCGCGATCGGCCTGGTGATCAGCCAGCTCGTCGTCAAGGACAACGACTTCAAGGGGTCGATCGCCCGGACCGTCGGCGGCATCGTGCCGATGATCCCGGAGGGGCTCGTGCTGCTCACCTCGGTCGCCTTCGCGATCGGGGTGGTACGGCTCGGCCGCAAGCAGTGCCTGGTGCAGGAGCTGCCCGCCATCGAGGGGTTGGCCCGGGTCGACGTCGTCTGCCTGGACAAGACCGGCACCCTCACCGAGGGCGGCATGGACGTCAGCGAGGTCCGCACCCTCGGCGACGCGGACCGGGCCTACCTGGAACGCGTCCTGGGCGCCCTCGGCTCGTCCGACCCCCGGCCCAACGCCAGCCTGCAGGCCATCGCCGACGCCTACCCGGACGGCGAGCGGTGGCGGTGCACACAGACGCTGCCGTTCTCCTCGGCCCGCAAGTACAGCGGCGCCGCGTTCGACGAGGGCGGCGGCCGGGAGTCGTCCTGGCTGCTCGGCGCCCCCGACGTGCTGCTGCCCGAACAGCACCCGGCGCTCGCCGAGATCGAGCAGCTCAACGAGCAGGGCCTGCGGGTGCTGCTGCTGTCCCGCGCGCGGGGCGGGGTCGAGGGGAGCGACGCCCCCGAGGGGGCCGTGCCGAGCGCGCTGGTCGTCCTGGAGCAGCGGCTGCGGCCCGACGCCGAGGAGACCCTGGCCTACTTCGCGGAACAGCGGGTCGCCACGAAGGTCATCTCGGGCGACAACGCGGTCTCGGTCGGCGCGGTCGCCGGGAAGCTGGGCCTGCCGGGCGCCGAGCACACCCTGGACGCCCGCCGGCTGCCCACCGACCCCGACGAGATGGCCACGGCCATGGAGGAGAACGCGGTCTTCGGCCGGGTCACCCCGCAACAGAAGCGGGACATGGTCGCCGCCCTCCAGTCCCGCGGCCACACCGTCGCCATGACCGGCGACGGCGTCAACGACGTGCTGGCGCTGAAGGACGCCGACATCGGCGTCTCCATGGGTTCGGGCTCCGAGGCGACCCGGGCCGTCGCCCAGATCGTGCTGCTGAACAACAGCTTCGCGACGCTGCCGTCCGTCGTCGCCGAGGGCCGCCGGGTGATCGGCAACATCACCCGGGTCGCCACCCTGTTCCTGACCAAGACCGTCTACTCGGTGCTGCTGGCGATCCTGGTGGTCTGCACCCAGGTCGACTACCCGTTCCTGCCGCGCCACCTGACCCTGCTGTCGACGCTGACGATCGGCGTCCCGGCGTTCTTCCTGGCCCTCGCCCCGAACAAGGAACGGGCGCATCCGCACTTCGTGCGCCGGGTCATGCGGTACGCGATCCCCTCGGGCGTCGTCGCGGCGGCCGCCACCTTCACGACGTACCTGATCGCCCGGAGCCACTACACCGGTGCCGGCGCCCTGGAGGCGGAGACCAGCGCGGCCACGCTCACGCTGTTCCTGGTCTCGATGTGGGTCCTGGCGATCATCGCCCGCCCGTACACCTGGTGGCGGATCTGTCTGGTGGCGGCGATGGGGCTGGCGTTCCTGATCGTGCTGGCGGTGCCGTGGCTGCAGGAGTTCTTCGCGCTGAAGCTGGTGGGGACGACGATGCCGTGGGCGGCGGTGGGGATCTCGGTGGTGGCCGCGGTCGTCCTGGAGTACACCTGGCGCCTGGTCGGCAGGCGCTTCCCGGCCTGA
- a CDS encoding DUF2530 domain-containing protein yields MAKWTPKHEAPEPLEGPVVATITGGTILWFVLFLVQLPFYGWFDDHGHLWWLWTCLAGAGLGLIGIWYVRGRDAAIKRAAAAAATGRDETAESAAS; encoded by the coding sequence ATGGCGAAGTGGACACCGAAGCACGAGGCACCCGAGCCCCTGGAGGGGCCCGTCGTCGCCACCATCACCGGCGGCACGATCCTCTGGTTCGTCCTCTTCCTGGTCCAGCTCCCGTTCTACGGCTGGTTCGACGACCACGGCCACCTGTGGTGGCTGTGGACCTGCCTGGCCGGTGCGGGGCTCGGGCTGATCGGCATCTGGTACGTGCGGGGGCGCGACGCCGCGATCAAGCGGGCCGCCGCGGCGGCCGCCACCGGCCGGGACGAGACCGCCGAAAGCGCCGCTTCCTGA
- a CDS encoding aldo/keto reductase — MKYTQLGRTGLKVSRLVLGTMNFGPHTNEVDSHAIMDAALDTGLNFFDTANVYGWGENKGRTEEIIGTWFAQGGERRDKVVLATKMYGNMGPDGAAWPNHDKLSALNIRRSVEASLKRLQTDHIDLYQFHHVDRNTPFDEIWQAIDVLVQQGKILYAGSSNFAGYKIAQANELAARRGSLGLVSEQCIYNLMERRAEMEVIPAAREYGLGIIPWSPLHGGLLGGAIRKEREGATGRSASGRGAEALRDPEQRKQIQAYEDLLDKHGLEPGEVGLAWLLAQPGVTGPIIGPRNQEQLDSALRALELDLSPELLASLDEIFPGPGPAPEAFAW; from the coding sequence ATGAAGTACACACAGCTCGGACGCACCGGACTCAAGGTCAGCCGACTCGTGCTCGGCACGATGAACTTCGGCCCGCACACCAACGAGGTGGACAGCCACGCCATCATGGACGCGGCGCTGGACACGGGTCTGAATTTCTTCGACACGGCGAACGTGTATGGCTGGGGCGAGAACAAGGGCCGTACCGAGGAGATCATCGGCACCTGGTTCGCCCAGGGCGGCGAACGCCGCGACAAGGTGGTCCTGGCCACCAAGATGTACGGGAACATGGGCCCCGACGGCGCGGCGTGGCCCAACCACGACAAGCTCTCCGCCCTGAACATCCGGCGCTCGGTCGAGGCGTCGCTGAAGCGGCTCCAGACGGACCACATCGACCTGTACCAGTTCCACCACGTCGACCGGAACACGCCCTTCGACGAGATCTGGCAGGCGATCGACGTCCTGGTCCAGCAGGGCAAGATCCTCTACGCGGGTTCGTCGAACTTCGCCGGGTACAAGATCGCTCAGGCCAATGAACTGGCCGCCCGGCGCGGCTCGTTGGGGCTGGTCAGCGAGCAGTGCATCTACAACCTGATGGAGCGCCGCGCCGAGATGGAGGTCATCCCGGCGGCGCGGGAGTACGGGCTCGGCATCATCCCGTGGTCCCCGCTGCACGGCGGCCTGCTGGGCGGCGCGATCCGCAAGGAGCGCGAGGGCGCGACCGGCCGCTCGGCCTCCGGCCGCGGCGCGGAGGCCCTGCGCGACCCGGAGCAGCGCAAGCAGATCCAGGCGTACGAGGACCTGCTCGACAAGCACGGCCTGGAGCCCGGCGAGGTCGGCCTGGCGTGGCTCCTGGCGCAGCCGGGGGTGACGGGACCGATCATCGGGCCGCGCAACCAGGAGCAGCTGGACTCGGCGCTGCGGGCGCTGGAGCTCGACCTGTCCCCGGAGCTGCTGGCGTCGCTGGACGAGATCTTCCCGGGGCCGGGGCCCGCCCCGGAGGCCTTCGCCTGGTAG
- a CDS encoding NCS2 family permease, with protein MSPSATAPVDSEQPSAQQPHSALDRFFKISERGSSVAREIRGGFATFFAMAYIIVLNPIILGSAKDMYGHQLDGGQLVTATVLTAAFSTLLMGVIGNVPIALAAGLGVNTVVALQLAPRMSWPDAMGMVVLAGFVVMLLVATGLRERVMHAVPASLRKGIAIGIGLFILLIGLVDSGFVSRIPDAAHTTVPLQLGGDGHLNGWPVLVFVLGTLLTLALLVRKVPGAILISIVAMTVVALIINAVADLPAGAWGLTVPEWPGNPVATPDFGLVGQVSLFGGFGKVGLLTGILFVFTVLLSCFFDAMGTILGVGDEAKLTDPEGNFPGINKVLFVDGIAVAAGGASSSSATTCFVESTAGVGEGARTGFASIVTGALFTGALFLTPLATMVPSQAATPALLAVGFLIISGSVRDIDWSDYTLAIPAFLAMLMMPFTYSITNGIGIGFIAFSVLRVAAGRWREVPVPMYVVSAVFVFYYAMPALGLT; from the coding sequence ATGTCCCCCTCGGCCACCGCTCCGGTCGACTCCGAGCAGCCTTCGGCCCAACAGCCGCACAGTGCGCTGGATCGTTTCTTCAAGATCTCTGAGCGGGGGTCGTCGGTCGCGCGCGAGATCCGCGGCGGATTCGCCACGTTCTTCGCGATGGCCTACATCATCGTGCTGAATCCGATCATCCTCGGCAGCGCGAAGGACATGTACGGTCACCAGCTCGACGGCGGCCAGCTGGTCACCGCCACCGTGCTGACCGCCGCGTTCTCCACGCTCCTGATGGGCGTCATCGGCAACGTGCCGATCGCGCTGGCCGCGGGCCTCGGGGTCAACACCGTCGTGGCGCTCCAGCTCGCCCCCCGGATGAGCTGGCCGGACGCGATGGGCATGGTCGTCCTCGCGGGCTTCGTGGTGATGCTGCTGGTCGCGACCGGTCTGCGGGAACGCGTCATGCACGCCGTGCCGGCCTCGCTCCGCAAGGGCATCGCGATCGGCATCGGCCTGTTCATCCTGCTGATCGGCCTGGTCGACTCGGGCTTCGTCTCCCGCATCCCGGACGCCGCGCACACCACCGTGCCGCTCCAGCTCGGCGGCGACGGCCACCTCAACGGCTGGCCGGTCCTCGTCTTCGTCCTCGGCACGCTGCTCACCCTCGCGCTGCTCGTCCGCAAGGTGCCGGGCGCGATCCTGATCTCCATCGTCGCGATGACGGTCGTCGCGCTGATCATCAACGCCGTCGCCGACCTGCCGGCCGGGGCGTGGGGCCTGACCGTCCCGGAGTGGCCGGGCAACCCGGTCGCCACGCCGGACTTCGGGCTGGTCGGTCAGGTCAGCCTGTTCGGCGGGTTCGGCAAGGTCGGGCTCCTCACCGGCATCCTGTTCGTCTTCACCGTGCTGCTGTCCTGCTTCTTCGACGCGATGGGCACCATCCTCGGCGTCGGCGACGAGGCTAAGCTGACCGACCCGGAGGGCAACTTCCCCGGCATCAACAAGGTGCTGTTCGTGGACGGCATCGCGGTCGCCGCGGGCGGCGCCAGCTCCTCCTCCGCCACGACCTGCTTCGTGGAGTCCACGGCGGGGGTCGGCGAGGGGGCCCGTACCGGCTTCGCGAGCATCGTGACGGGTGCGCTGTTCACCGGCGCGCTGTTCCTGACCCCCCTGGCGACCATGGTCCCGTCGCAGGCGGCCACCCCCGCGCTGCTGGCGGTGGGCTTCCTGATCATCTCGGGCTCGGTGCGGGACATCGACTGGAGCGACTACACGCTCGCCATTCCGGCCTTCCTCGCCATGCTGATGATGCCGTTCACGTACTCGATCACCAACGGCATCGGCATCGGCTTCATCGCCTTCTCCGTGCTGCGGGTGGCGGCCGGGCGCTGGCGCGAGGTGCCGGTGCCCATGTACGTGGTGTCGGCGGTCTTCGTCTTCTACTACGCGATGCCGGCCCTCGGCCTCACGTGA
- a CDS encoding MarR family transcriptional regulator produces the protein MPDLIHDGESAAAVSSLRSAVMLLSRRLKHQRVDESLSPTEMSVLGTLARCGSATPGELARKEHVQPPSMTRIVALLEAKGLVRLEPHPDDRRQKVVSQTEQAEAMLEESRSKRNAWLTALAEGLDEDEWETLRKAAPVLEKLAHL, from the coding sequence ATGCCTGACCTGATCCACGACGGCGAAAGTGCCGCCGCCGTGAGCTCCCTCCGCTCCGCCGTGATGCTGCTCAGCCGGCGCCTCAAGCACCAGCGCGTCGACGAGTCGCTGAGCCCCACCGAGATGTCGGTGCTCGGCACCCTCGCGCGGTGCGGCTCCGCCACACCCGGCGAGCTGGCCCGCAAGGAGCATGTGCAGCCCCCGTCGATGACCCGAATCGTCGCGCTGTTGGAAGCGAAGGGGCTGGTCAGGCTGGAACCGCACCCCGATGACCGTCGCCAGAAGGTGGTCAGCCAGACCGAGCAGGCGGAAGCCATGCTCGAGGAGAGCCGCTCCAAGCGGAACGCCTGGCTGACCGCCCTCGCCGAGGGCCTGGACGAGGACGAGTGGGAGACGCTGCGCAAGGCGGCGCCCGTGCTGGAGAAGCTCGCCCACCTGTAG
- a CDS encoding MFS transporter: MSTGSGADSAPAPTSTHESKPGGTFSSLKIRNYRLFATGAVISNTGTWMSRITQDWLVLSLTGSAAAVGITTALQFLPMLLFGLYGGVIADRFPKRKLLLFSQAALGLCGIALAVLTLSGVVQVWHVYLIAFLLGMVTVVDNPARQSFVSEMVGPAQLRNAVSLNSANFQSARLIGPAVAGVLITTVGSGWAFMFNGLSFLAPLVGLLMMRTNELHHVAVVPRAKGQLREGLRYVSGRPELIWPIVLVGFVGTFGFNFPIWLTAFADEIFHGGAGMYSFFNILMAAGSLAGALLAARRRSSRLRMLVAAGTVFGLLEIIASLSPSVWLFSILLVPIGMIGLTTNISANTSVQMAADPAMRGRVMSLYMMVFAGGTPVGAPIVGWISDAYGVRTGMAVGGAFSLVAAIGVGIVLARVGNLRLRVDLRPGRPHVRFVPREELATAA; encoded by the coding sequence TTGAGTACGGGATCCGGAGCAGACTCCGCCCCCGCACCGACCTCCACCCACGAGAGCAAGCCCGGCGGGACCTTCTCGTCGTTGAAGATACGCAACTACCGCCTGTTCGCCACGGGCGCCGTGATCTCCAACACCGGTACCTGGATGTCCCGCATCACGCAGGACTGGCTCGTCCTGAGCCTCACCGGGTCCGCCGCAGCCGTCGGCATCACCACGGCCCTCCAGTTCCTCCCGATGCTCCTCTTCGGCCTGTACGGCGGGGTCATCGCGGACCGCTTCCCGAAGCGGAAGCTCCTCCTGTTCAGCCAGGCGGCGCTCGGCCTGTGCGGGATCGCCCTGGCGGTCCTCACGCTCTCCGGCGTCGTCCAGGTGTGGCACGTCTACCTCATCGCGTTCCTGCTCGGCATGGTGACGGTGGTCGACAACCCGGCCCGCCAGTCCTTCGTGTCCGAGATGGTCGGCCCCGCGCAACTGCGGAACGCGGTCAGCCTCAACTCGGCCAACTTCCAGTCCGCCCGGCTCATCGGCCCCGCCGTCGCGGGTGTCCTGATCACCACGGTCGGCAGCGGCTGGGCCTTCATGTTCAACGGCCTGTCGTTCCTCGCCCCGCTCGTCGGCCTGCTGATGATGCGCACGAACGAGCTGCACCACGTCGCCGTCGTGCCGCGCGCCAAGGGCCAGCTGCGCGAGGGGCTGCGGTACGTCTCCGGGCGCCCCGAGCTGATCTGGCCGATCGTCCTGGTCGGCTTCGTCGGCACGTTCGGCTTCAACTTCCCGATCTGGCTCACGGCCTTCGCGGACGAGATCTTCCACGGCGGCGCCGGGATGTACTCGTTCTTCAACATCCTCATGGCGGCCGGCTCCCTCGCCGGTGCCCTGCTCGCCGCCCGCCGCCGCTCCTCGCGGCTGCGGATGCTGGTGGCCGCGGGCACGGTGTTCGGCCTGCTGGAGATCATCGCGTCCCTGTCGCCGTCCGTCTGGCTCTTCTCGATCCTGCTGGTCCCGATCGGCATGATCGGCCTGACGACCAACATCAGCGCGAACACGAGCGTCCAGATGGCCGCCGACCCCGCCATGCGCGGCCGGGTCATGAGCCTGTACATGATGGTCTTCGCCGGTGGTACGCCGGTGGGCGCCCCGATCGTCGGCTGGATCAGCGACGCCTACGGGGTCCGTACGGGCATGGCCGTCGGCGGCGCGTTCTCGCTGGTGGCCGCGATCGGCGTCGGCATCGTGCTGGCCCGGGTCGGCAACCTCCGCCTCCGCGTCGACCTGCGTCCGGGCCGCCCGCACGTCCGGTTCGTCCCCCGGGAGGAGCTGGCCACCGCGGCCTGA